In one Pseudomonas sp. R84 genomic region, the following are encoded:
- a CDS encoding aspartate aminotransferase family protein, with amino-acid sequence MTSNNPQTREWQALSNDHHLAPFSDFKQLKEKGPRIITNAKGVYLWDSEGNKILDGMAGLWCVAIGYGRDELADAAAKQMRELPYYNLFFQTAHPPALELAKAIADVAPEGMNHVFFTGSGSEGNDTMLRMVRHYWAIKGQPNKKVIISRKNGYHGSTVAGASLGGMTYMHEQGDLPIPGIVHIAQPYWFAEGGEMSPEEFGIWAANQLEEKILEVGVDNVGAFIAEPIQGAGGVIIPPDSYWPRIKEILAKYDILFVADEVICGFGRTGEWFGSDFYDLKPDMMTIAKGLTSGYIPMGGLIVRDSVVAVLNEGGDFNHGFTYSGHPVAAAVGLENIRILRDEKIIENAHNETAPYLQKRLRELNDHPLVGEVRGVGLLGAIELVQDKATRKRYEGKGVGMICRQFCFDNGLIMRAVGDTMIIAPPLVISKAEIDELVTKARKCLDLTLSALQG; translated from the coding sequence AGAGAAGGGTCCGCGGATCATCACCAACGCCAAGGGCGTTTACCTGTGGGACAGCGAAGGCAACAAGATTCTCGACGGCATGGCCGGTCTGTGGTGCGTGGCCATCGGTTATGGTCGCGATGAGCTGGCCGACGCAGCCGCCAAACAGATGCGCGAACTGCCGTACTACAACCTGTTCTTCCAGACCGCGCACCCGCCGGCGCTGGAACTGGCCAAGGCCATTGCCGACGTGGCACCGGAAGGCATGAACCATGTGTTCTTCACCGGTTCCGGCTCCGAAGGCAACGACACCATGCTGCGCATGGTCCGCCACTATTGGGCGATCAAGGGTCAGCCGAACAAAAAAGTCATCATCAGCCGCAAGAACGGTTATCACGGTTCGACCGTGGCCGGCGCGAGCCTCGGTGGCATGACTTATATGCACGAACAAGGCGACTTGCCGATCCCGGGCATCGTCCACATCGCCCAGCCGTACTGGTTCGCCGAGGGTGGCGAGATGTCGCCGGAAGAGTTCGGTATCTGGGCGGCCAATCAGCTGGAAGAGAAGATTCTCGAAGTCGGCGTCGACAACGTCGGTGCCTTTATTGCCGAGCCGATTCAGGGCGCCGGCGGTGTGATCATTCCGCCCGACAGCTACTGGCCGCGCATCAAGGAAATCCTCGCCAAGTACGACATCCTCTTCGTCGCGGACGAAGTGATTTGCGGTTTCGGCCGTACCGGTGAGTGGTTCGGTAGCGATTTCTACGATCTCAAGCCTGACATGATGACCATCGCCAAAGGCCTGACTTCCGGCTACATCCCGATGGGTGGCCTGATCGTCCGTGACTCCGTTGTTGCGGTGCTCAACGAAGGTGGCGATTTCAACCACGGCTTCACTTACTCCGGTCACCCGGTGGCGGCAGCGGTGGGCCTGGAAAACATCCGTATCCTGCGCGATGAGAAAATTATCGAGAACGCGCACAACGAAACGGCACCGTATTTGCAGAAACGTCTGCGGGAACTGAACGATCACCCGTTGGTGGGTGAAGTTCGCGGAGTCGGTCTGTTGGGCGCGATCGAGCTGGTGCAGGACAAGGCCACGCGCAAGCGTTACGAAGGCAAGGGCGTCGGCATGATCTGCCGCCAGTTCTGCTTCGACAACGGCCTGATCATGCGCGCTGTGGGCGACACCATGATCATCGCGCCGCCGCTGGTGATCAGCAAAGCCGAGATCGATGAACTGGTTACAAAGGCACGTAAATGCCTGGACCTGACCCTCAGTGCGTTGCAGGGCTAA